One window of Penaeus chinensis breed Huanghai No. 1 chromosome 34, ASM1920278v2, whole genome shotgun sequence genomic DNA carries:
- the LOC125043553 gene encoding innexin inx2-like, which produces MPVDLRAIFGNVLHLFKSRANQICAASCDGLVLRMHYRWTFCLLMGMFLTVWYSWYYRDVISCVSHFNAETQVRLDYINICLSYPYVEDSGSRRYLLFYRWISWSLLVLAGIYYIPRKMSKNLDNSKCKKLLEDLAANSSRYDQAERELVDRASGYILFNLKTHNGLYWKFLSVNIVALFVDVFAMQYLDFILQGRFIQYGFNSYPFNRDPRNFTDYMSQTFPPFASCELSIENQLVNKRTEVFGCHLTIMELYEKVFLGLWLWLIMLTLTTCCYLIFLGLMWLPRMQQYLLRTAKPGHTNSKMGSVIEDAIKNCKIGDVYLLYRVKQHLSHARFYELLARVSSPNPYAKPVPGAPELEKGKGGPQDMGKQQPIPDTLRNRAPAMPQAPQMNQNFYHQLLANPMMARPPHPQAMPPGQQALPPQPQPNNKDATKILVD; this is translated from the exons ATGCCCGTCGATCTCCGCGCCATCTTCGGCAATGTCCTACACCTCTTCAAGAGTCGCGCCAACCAGATCTGCGCGGCCTCCTGCGATGGACTCGTCTTAAGAATGCACTATAGGTGGACCTTCTGCCTGCTTATGGGGATGTTCCTGACCGTGTGGTACTCATG GTATTATCGTGATGTCATCAGTTGTGTCTCGCACTTCAACGCCGAAACGCAAGTCCGACTCGACTACATCAATATCTGCCTCTCGTACCCCTACGTCGAGGACAGCGGCTCGAGGCGCTACCTTCTCTTCTACCGGTGGATCTCGTGGTCGCTGCTGGTGCTCGCCGGCATCTATTACATCCCGCGGAAGATGTCCAAGAACTTGGACAACTCCAAGTGCAAGAAGCTCCTGGAGGACCTGGCGGCCAACTCGAGCCGCTACGATCAGGCGGAGCGCGAGCTGGTCGACCGAGCCTCGGGCTACATCCTGTTCAACCTCAAGACGCACAACGGCCTCTACTGGAAGTTCCTCTCCGTCAACATAGTGGCGCTGTTCGTGGACGTGTTCGCCATGCAGTACCTGGACTTCATCCTGCAGGGCCGCTTCATCCAGTACGGCTTCAACTCGTACCCGTTCAACAGGGACCCGCGCAACTTCACCGACTACATGTCCCAGACGTTCCCGCCGTTCGCGTCGTGCGAGCTCTCCATCGAGAACCAGCTGGTAAACAAGCGGACGGAGGTTTTCGGTTGCCACCTCACCATCATGGAGCTCTACGAAAAGGTGTTCCTCGGCCTGTGGCTCTGGCTCATCATGCTCACCCTCACCACCTGCTGCTACCTGATCTTCCTGGGCCTCATGTGGCTGCCGAGGATGCAGCAGTACCTCCTGCGCACAGCCAAGCCGGGCCACACCAACAGCAAGATGGGCAGCGTCATCGAGGACGCGATCAAGAACTGCAAGATCGGCGACGTGTACCTGCTGTACCGCGTAAAGCAGCACCTGAGCCACGCGCGTTTCTACGAGCTCTTAGCGCGCGTGTCGAGCCCCAACCCGTACGCCAAGCCCGTGCCCGGCGCCCCCGAGCTCGAGAAGGGCAAGGGCGGCCCGCAGGACATGGGCAAGCAGCAGCCCATACCCGACACCCTCCGCAACCGCGCGCCCGCCATGCCCCAGGCGCCGCAGATGAACCAGAACTTCTACCACCAGCTGCTGGCCAACCCCATGATGGCCCGGCCGCCGCACCCGCAGGCCATGCCGCCCGGCCAGCAGGCCCTGCCGCCGCAGCCGCAGCCCAACAACAAGGACGCGACCAAAATCTTAGTCGACTAG